GTACTCGAAAGCCGTCTCGATCTGATTCGGCGCCTGCAGATTCCGAATCCGACGGTTTCCTTCTTCGCGCAGCGCGACGGCTTCAGCGAGCGGGTCATTGGCGGCGGGATCTCGATTCCAATTCCGCTGCTATCGCCGATCTGGCCCAGCCGCGCCGGTGAGATCCAGGAGACGATCGCGCGAATCGAGCAGGCCAGTGCGAACGTCGCTCTGGTTCGCCGGCAAGTGCGCATCCAAGTTGCGCAGGCCTACGCCGATTGGCGATCGCGTCGCGCGGCGCTTCAGCAATATTTTCCCGACCTGATGGTCCGCGCGAAGCGGGACCTTGGCGCGATCGGCGAAGGACTTTCGTCCAGGCAACTCACAGTGCGTGACGCGCTGCTCGCACAGCGAAGTCTGATCCAACTTGAACTCGGGCATGTCGAGGCGCGGCGCGCGTATGCCGCCGCGTGGGTCAACCTGATGCGCATGAGTGGATTCGATCTGGCGGAGGGCCGTCCATGAGCCGCTTGCTGATTATTGCGATGGCAATGTTTTTGGCATTCTTCGTCGCGCTTAGCGCATGTGGTCGAAGCCCCGAGTTGCCGCCAGCGGAAAAAGTCGCCGCGCGGGACGCGTCGCCGGCGCAGCCGAACAAACCCGACACTCATCATGAAGAGCTTCCGAGCAGGGTCTCTCTATCGCCGCAGGTCAGGGCCGCGGTGCATCTGGAAGTTCAACCGGTGGCGATCGCATCGCTGCCGGCGACGGTCGAACTGACGGGAGAAATCGCGCCCGATCCCGATAGATCGGCGCAAGTAGTGGCGCGCGCGCAGGGTCGGATCGTCCAGGTCAGCTTCAAGGAGGGCGACTGGGTCAAGGCGGGCGCGTTGCTGGTGGTCCTGAACTCGCCGGAACTTGCGCACGCGCGGGCGGCGCTTACGTCCGCCGGCGCCCGGGCGAATGCAGCGCGGCTAAACGCGGAACGTCTGCGAAATCTCGCGAAGAAGGGGCTTGCTTCAGGTCAGGAGCTGGCCACTGCAACCGCCGAAGCCCGTGCACTCGAGGCAGATGAAACGGCCGCATCACAGTCGCTGGCTGCATTCGGTTCGGGCGCAGGAGCCTACACGAGCGATGCGGCACGGCTCGAGCTTCGAACTCCGATCGACGGCTACGTGCTGAAGCGCAATGCGGTGGCAGGCCAGGTGGTTGGTCCCGAATGGGTGCTGGCCGTAGTCGCCAATCTCAACCGCGCTTATTTTCTCGGCCGGCTCTTCGAGAAGGATTTGTCTCACGTCACGGAAGGCGCCAAGGCGGACATCCGTCTCAACGCCTATCCAAAGCAGGTCTTCCAGGGCGACGTCGAAACTATCGGCCGCGAGATCGATCCGTCAGCTCGGACCGTGGTGGCCCGAATCGTGATCAAGGACCAGGGACGCGATCTGAAGGCGGGGCTTTTCGGCATCGCGCGGGTGGTGATGAGAGACTCCGCGAGCCAGCCCGCCCGCATCGTAGTTCCGTTAGGAGCGATCACGCAGATCGCGAACCGCGATGTCGTCTTCGTGCAGGATCCCAACGGCGAATACGCGGTCCATCAAGTTACTCTCGGCCGTTCTGCGGAAGGGAGAGTCGAAGTGCTCGAGGGACTGCGCGCCGGCGAACAGGTCGTAACTTCCGGAGTCTTCACCCTCAAGAGCGTCGTGCTCAAAGGCACCTTCGGCGAGGAGGGCGATTGAGATGAGGCTGCTGGGCGCAATCGTCCGCTGGTCGCTCGACAGCCGGCCTGTGGTGCTCGTCGCATTCGCGATCTTTTGCGTGTTCGCGATCGATTCTGCCACCCGGCTCCCAATCGACGCGATTCCCGACCTGACCAATATCCAGGTCCAGGTCATCACCTCCGCGCCCGCGCTCTCGCCGCTCGAAATGGAGCAATACGTCTCAGTTCCGGTCGAGCGCGCGATGTCCGGGATTCCCAACGTGACCGAAATCCGCTCGATTTCGAAATACGGAATTTCGGTGGTGACGGTGGTGTTCACCGACAAGACCAACATCTATCTGGCGCGACAGCTCGTGAGCGAGCGGATGCGCGAGGCGTCCGAAGCGGTTCCCATCGTGTACGGCAAGCCCGAAATGGGCCCGATTAGCACCGGCCTCGGCGAGATTTATCAATTCGCCGTCAAGGGCAAGGGGCACTCGCTCATGGAACTTGAGGAAGTGCTCGACTGGTACATCGCGCCGCAACTCCGCTCGGTGCCGGGCGTGGTCGAGGTGAATAGCTTCGGCG
The Candidatus Binatus sp. genome window above contains:
- a CDS encoding efflux RND transporter periplasmic adaptor subunit; its protein translation is MAMFLAFFVALSACGRSPELPPAEKVAARDASPAQPNKPDTHHEELPSRVSLSPQVRAAVHLEVQPVAIASLPATVELTGEIAPDPDRSAQVVARAQGRIVQVSFKEGDWVKAGALLVVLNSPELAHARAALTSAGARANAARLNAERLRNLAKKGLASGQELATATAEARALEADETAASQSLAAFGSGAGAYTSDAARLELRTPIDGYVLKRNAVAGQVVGPEWVLAVVANLNRAYFLGRLFEKDLSHVTEGAKADIRLNAYPKQVFQGDVETIGREIDPSARTVVARIVIKDQGRDLKAGLFGIARVVMRDSASQPARIVVPLGAITQIANRDVVFVQDPNGEYAVHQVTLGRSAEGRVEVLEGLRAGEQVVTSGVFTLKSVVLKGTFGEEGD